One segment of Campylobacter hominis ATCC BAA-381 DNA contains the following:
- a CDS encoding HNH endonuclease, translating to MIFGVEKKQCFAFYVYCIIPFASSSKTNPIVIDYANMIGRSPSALNMKIGNIGRLDPELKKKDITGLTHGAKMEELVWNEFNSDREKLVYETEKIIEKLTNKSVENIYLQPEELNYSSQDKAKLVKTRINQNFFRSSVLSAYNNACAITRIKINEFLVASHIKPWVKDENNRLNPHNGIYLNSIYDRAFDRGLITIGRDYKIIISSILKDFYTNEFIDDVFKKYDGKEIVISSKFELSPEFLEYHNDVVFKGA from the coding sequence ATGATATTTGGAGTAGAGAAGAAACAGTGTTTTGCTTTTTATGTTTATTGTATTATTCCATTTGCTAGTAGTAGTAAAACAAATCCAATTGTTATTGATTATGCGAATATGATTGGTAGAAGTCCATCTGCACTTAACATGAAAATTGGGAATATTGGAAGGCTTGATCCTGAGTTAAAAAAGAAGGATATTACAGGTTTAACACATGGTGCAAAGATGGAAGAACTTGTGTGGAATGAATTTAATAGTGATAGAGAAAAGCTTGTTTATGAGACTGAAAAAATTATTGAAAAGTTAACAAATAAATCAGTTGAAAATATCTATCTTCAGCCAGAGGAACTAAATTATTCAAGTCAAGACAAAGCAAAGCTGGTTAAAACAAGAATAAATCAAAACTTTTTTCGTTCATCCGTGTTATCTGCATATAATAACGCCTGTGCAATAACAAGAATAAAAATCAATGAATTTTTAGTGGCAAGTCATATAAAACCATGGGTTAAAGACGAAAACAACAGGCTAAATCCACATAATGGAATATATCTCAATTCAATTTATGATAGAGCTTTTGATAGAGGATTGATAACAATAGGTAGAGATTATAAAATAATTATTTCAAGTATACTAAAGGATTTTTATACAAATGAATTTATTGATGATGTATTCAAAAAATATGATGGGAAAGAAATTGTAATATCTTCCAAATTTGAGCTTTCACCAGAATTTTTAGAATATCATAATGATGTAGTATTTAAGGGAGCGTAA
- a CDS encoding adenine-specific methyltransferase EcoRI family protein, with the protein MSGNSALRRANKAKEDEFYTQLSDIERELRHYKNHFKDKVVFCNCDDPYESNFFKYFANNFNHLGLKRLIATCYGTSSIKFEQLSVFDINYIEDKNESSPYKVIIDNVEDVNNDGAIGIEDIRQIMQQNKNTVTLLEGDGDFRSEECIELLKQADIVVTNPPFSLFREYVDLLISYKKSFLIIGNQNAITYKEIFSLLKKDKIWLGYYAGDMEFQVPDYYEPRKTRFRIDENGIKWRSMGNICWFTNLDIEKRHEDLLLYEVYNEKKYPKYDNYNAINIDKVAQIPIDYNGYMGVPITFMHKYNPDQFELIGIMNTGEENKGIRHENTSHGRPIINGVEKYLRVLIRRKSR; encoded by the coding sequence ATGAGTGGAAATAGTGCTTTGCGAAGGGCGAATAAGGCAAAAGAAGATGAATTTTATACACAGTTAAGTGATATTGAAAGAGAACTGAGACATTATAAAAATCACTTTAAGGATAAGGTAGTATTTTGTAATTGTGATGATCCTTATGAAAGCAATTTTTTTAAATACTTTGCTAATAATTTTAATCATCTTGGTTTAAAAAGATTAATAGCTACTTGCTATGGTACTTCGTCTATTAAGTTCGAACAATTAAGTGTATTTGATATTAATTATATTGAAGATAAAAACGAAAGTAGTCCCTATAAAGTAATTATTGATAATGTAGAGGATGTTAATAATGATGGTGCAATTGGTATTGAAGATATTCGACAAATAATGCAACAAAACAAAAATACTGTAACACTTCTAGAAGGAGATGGGGATTTTAGGTCTGAAGAATGTATCGAGTTGCTGAAACAAGCTGATATAGTAGTCACTAATCCTCCATTCTCACTCTTTAGAGAGTATGTTGATTTGTTAATATCTTATAAAAAAAGTTTTTTAATAATTGGTAATCAAAATGCAATTACGTATAAAGAAATATTTTCTTTATTAAAAAAAGATAAAATTTGGTTAGGATATTATGCAGGTGATATGGAGTTCCAAGTGCCAGATTATTATGAGCCAAGAAAAACAAGGTTTAGAATTGATGAAAATGGAATTAAGTGGAGAAGTATGGGTAATATATGTTGGTTTACCAATTTAGATATAGAAAAAAGACATGAAGACCTTCTGCTATATGAAGTATACAATGAAAAAAAGTATCCTAAATATGATAACTATAATGCTATAAATATAGATAAAGTAGCTCAAATACCGATTGACTATAATGGATATATGGGTGTTCCAATAACATTTATGCATAAATATAATCCTGATCAGTTTGAATTAATTGGAATAATGAATACGGGAGAAGAAAATAAAGGTATTAGGCATGAGAACACTTCTCATGGAAGACCAATAATAAATGGAGTAGAAAAATATTTAAGAGTCTTAATAAGAAGAAAGAGTAGGTAA
- a CDS encoding DMT family transporter yields MLRKFLIRHLAIYFMLTASFFGALMGAFAKILSQDLPSVEVVFFRNFLGLIFIAYFLIKKPPTKCGGKFWLLLVRGFAGSISMVAFFYNIANMGLAEAFTFSKTAPIFLVLLVAVIFGEKVKINGWIAVFVGFLGIICIIQPQLGFKTTDAMGLVNGFFAAVSYTSMRELHKYYDTRLIVLWFLIIASALPFAMLSVGEFCEIPLKFAFLFPKFIMPNVLNWLFIFLLGIAGLLYQNYLTKAYSAARKASNVAVVSYTDVLFSLIIGIFMGDNLPNFVAFLGIILVISSGILVTIKK; encoded by the coding sequence TTGCTTCGTAAATTTTTAATTAGACATTTGGCAATTTATTTTATGCTTACGGCATCTTTTTTTGGTGCGTTGATGGGCGCTTTTGCAAAAATTTTAAGTCAAGATTTACCTAGCGTCGAGGTTGTATTTTTTCGTAATTTTTTAGGGCTTATCTTTATCGCATATTTTTTGATAAAAAAGCCGCCAACAAAGTGCGGCGGTAAATTTTGGCTGCTTTTGGTGCGCGGATTTGCAGGCTCGATTTCTATGGTTGCATTCTTTTATAATATCGCAAATATGGGCTTAGCTGAAGCTTTTACATTTTCAAAAACGGCGCCGATTTTCCTTGTTTTGCTTGTGGCTGTAATTTTTGGCGAAAAGGTTAAAATTAATGGTTGGATTGCCGTTTTTGTCGGATTTTTAGGCATAATTTGCATTATTCAGCCTCAGCTAGGTTTTAAAACAACAGATGCTATGGGTTTGGTAAACGGCTTTTTTGCGGCTGTTTCTTACACGAGCATGAGAGAACTTCATAAATATTATGATACGCGTTTAATTGTGCTTTGGTTTTTGATAATTGCAAGTGCACTTCCGTTTGCGATGTTATCGGTCGGTGAGTTTTGCGAAATTCCTTTAAAATTTGCATTTTTATTTCCGAAATTTATTATGCCGAATGTGTTAAATTGGCTTTTTATATTTCTTTTAGGTATTGCGGGGCTTTTGTATCAAAACTATCTTACAAAAGCATATTCGGCTGCCAGAAAAGCTTCAAATGTCGCAGTTGTAAGCTATACAGATGTACTTTTCAGTTTGATAATAGGAATTTTTATGGGCGATAATTTACCGAATTTTGTAGCTTTTTTAGGTATAATTTTGGTCATTTCAAGTGGAATTTTGGTCACAATTAAAAAATAA
- a CDS encoding HNH endonuclease family protein has translation MDIKLMEIPIRDVVKGYSYRAEEGVYGFDGKLNIRPKYQREFVYKDKQRDSVIDTVTKNFPLNVMYWVKNDDDCYEVLDGQQRTISICQYVNGDFSYNKKYFHNLTKDKQDEILNYKLMIYICEGTDSEKLDWFRTINIAGEKLTDQELRNAVYAGPWTTEAKKYFSKTSCPAYQIASDYLKGTSIRQEYLETALRWITDRDSIEIEVYMARKQNETNATELWLYFQSVINWVKTLFTNYRSEQKGIEWGILYNKYKQNSYDPVKLEEKIKELMQDDDITKKSGIYAYLITGEEKHLNIRAFTPSMKREAYERQKGICPMCNKHFEINEMEGDHITPWVEGGKTNAINCQMLCKECNRRKSSK, from the coding sequence ATGGATATTAAACTAATGGAAATTCCAATAAGAGATGTTGTAAAAGGCTATTCTTATAGAGCGGAAGAGGGTGTATATGGGTTTGATGGAAAATTAAATATAAGACCAAAGTATCAAAGAGAATTTGTTTATAAGGATAAACAAAGAGATTCAGTTATTGATACTGTAACTAAGAATTTTCCGCTAAATGTTATGTATTGGGTTAAAAATGACGATGATTGTTATGAGGTTCTTGATGGTCAACAAAGGACGATAAGTATCTGCCAATATGTTAATGGAGATTTTTCATATAACAAAAAATATTTTCACAATTTAACTAAAGATAAGCAAGATGAAATTCTTAATTATAAATTAATGATCTACATTTGCGAGGGGACTGATAGTGAAAAACTAGACTGGTTTAGGACGATAAATATAGCTGGCGAGAAACTTACGGACCAAGAATTAAGAAATGCAGTATATGCTGGACCTTGGACAACCGAAGCGAAAAAATATTTTTCTAAAACATCATGTCCTGCATACCAAATAGCTAGTGATTATTTAAAAGGCACTTCAATAAGACAAGAGTATTTAGAAACTGCATTACGCTGGATAACTGATAGAGATTCTATAGAAATCGAAGTATATATGGCTAGAAAACAGAATGAAACTAATGCAACTGAATTATGGCTATATTTTCAATCAGTTATCAATTGGGTAAAAACATTATTCACTAACTATAGAAGTGAACAAAAAGGAATTGAGTGGGGAATACTATATAATAAATATAAGCAAAATTCTTATGATCCAGTAAAATTGGAAGAAAAAATAAAAGAATTAATGCAAGATGATGATATAACAAAAAAATCTGGAATTTATGCTTATTTAATTACAGGAGAAGAGAAACACTTAAATATTAGAGCCTTTACTCCATCTATGAAAAGAGAAGCTTATGAAAGACAAAAAGGAATTTGTCCTATGTGCAATAAGCATTTTGAGATAAATGAAATGGAGGGAGACCATATAACTCCTTGGGTTGAGGGAGGGAAAACAAACGCAATAAACTGCCAGATGTTATGTAAAGAATGTAATAGAAGAAAATCTTCAAAATAG
- a CDS encoding HpaII family restriction endonuclease: protein MKEYATGEMISICINGLIVKELSVSEFEEESENLLNAINSKTSKGAFSVEGTQNFMNKILCYKLSAPATDKSDITVKIIDINTGYSPTVGFSIKSELGSSPTLLNAGKTTNFIYKINHSYPDLVKEVNAIYKAAGGKKHTDVRGRVKK from the coding sequence ATCAAAGAATATGCTACAGGAGAAATGATATCTATATGTATTAACGGATTAATTGTAAAAGAATTATCTGTAAGCGAATTTGAAGAGGAGTCTGAAAATTTACTGAATGCAATTAACAGCAAAACTTCAAAAGGAGCTTTTTCAGTAGAAGGCACACAAAATTTTATGAATAAAATTTTGTGTTATAAACTGTCTGCACCTGCAACGGATAAAAGTGATATTACGGTGAAAATTATTGATATAAACACAGGTTACAGTCCTACTGTCGGGTTTTCAATAAAATCCGAGCTTGGTTCTTCTCCTACTTTATTAAATGCAGGTAAAACTACAAACTTTATTTATAAAATAAATCACAGTTATCCGGATTTGGTTAAAGAAGTAAATGCGATATATAAAGCAGCCGGTGGTAAAAAACATACGGATGTCAGAGGACGTGTAAAAAAATAA
- a CDS encoding very short patch repair endonuclease, which translates to MMKKNKPMTRSENMARVKCKNTKPEIYLRKLLWHMGFRYRVNYKKLSGSPDIYIPKYRVVIFINGCFWHMHKNCKHSSIPKSNYDFLEK; encoded by the coding sequence ATGATGAAGAAAAATAAACCTATGACCAGAAGCGAGAATATGGCAAGAGTTAAATGCAAAAACACAAAACCTGAAATTTATCTGAGAAAACTTTTATGGCATATGGGCTTCAGATATAGGGTTAATTATAAGAAATTGTCCGGAAGCCCTGATATTTACATTCCTAAATACAGAGTTGTCATATTTATAAACGGATGCTTTTGGCATATGCATAAAAATTGCAAACATTCATCTATTCCTAAAAGCAATTACGATTTTTTGGAAAAATAA
- the der gene encoding ribosome biogenesis GTPase Der — protein sequence MKKVILIGRPNVGKSSLFNRFVGKRIAITSDISGTTRDTNKTVIEIFDKKCILIDSGGLDDSSEMFAKVQAKTLKEVRNCDIILFIVDGKFMPSDDEKKLFHSFSGLNKPLALVINKIDSKKDEERSFEFIEFGAKDKFNISVSHNDGIDEVKSWIYKLLDDEISADESENFDDFISNLDENGEILEEKDESFYENKPIKVGIIGRVNVGKSSLLNALVKENRAVVSEVAGTTIDPVNENYTFNDKVIEFVDTAGIRKRGKIEGIEKFALNRTEKILEQCDIALMVLDASEPFSELDERIAGLAAKFELGVIIVLNKWDKSEEDFDKVQKKIKDKFRFLSYAPIISVSALGGKRIHKIYDMILEIYANFTQKIATSKLNDFIAEATAQHPIPQDKGKNVKIYYAAQIGFAPPKIALVMNRTVLHFSYKRYLINQMRENFTLNGTPVILLPRKRGNSKDEK from the coding sequence TTGAAAAAAGTCATTTTGATAGGCAGACCGAATGTCGGCAAAAGCTCACTTTTTAACCGGTTTGTCGGCAAAAGAATTGCAATTACCAGCGACATAAGCGGGACTACAAGAGACACGAATAAAACTGTAATTGAAATTTTTGATAAGAAGTGTATTTTGATAGATTCGGGCGGACTTGATGACAGCTCCGAAATGTTTGCAAAGGTACAAGCCAAAACGCTGAAAGAAGTGCGAAATTGCGATATTATTTTATTTATTGTAGATGGAAAATTTATGCCAAGCGATGATGAGAAAAAACTTTTTCACTCATTTTCAGGACTTAACAAACCGCTTGCACTTGTTATAAACAAAATCGACAGCAAAAAAGACGAGGAAAGAAGTTTTGAGTTTATTGAATTCGGCGCAAAAGATAAATTTAATATCTCAGTTAGTCACAATGATGGTATAGATGAAGTTAAAAGCTGGATATATAAGCTTTTGGACGATGAAATTTCAGCTGATGAAAGCGAAAATTTCGATGATTTTATCTCTAATCTGGATGAAAACGGTGAAATTTTAGAAGAAAAAGATGAAAGCTTTTACGAAAATAAACCTATAAAAGTCGGCATAATCGGGCGCGTAAATGTCGGCAAAAGCTCACTTTTAAACGCGCTTGTAAAAGAAAATCGAGCAGTTGTAAGTGAAGTCGCAGGAACTACGATTGATCCGGTAAACGAAAATTACACTTTTAACGATAAAGTTATAGAGTTTGTCGATACGGCCGGCATTAGAAAACGCGGCAAAATTGAAGGAATAGAAAAATTCGCGCTGAACCGTACCGAAAAAATTTTAGAACAATGCGATATAGCGCTTATGGTTTTGGACGCAAGTGAACCTTTCAGTGAGCTTGACGAACGAATTGCCGGACTTGCAGCCAAATTTGAACTCGGTGTGATAATTGTGCTTAACAAATGGGACAAAAGCGAAGAAGATTTTGACAAAGTTCAAAAAAAAATAAAAGATAAATTCAGATTTCTTTCATACGCGCCGATTATCAGCGTCAGCGCGCTTGGCGGAAAAAGAATTCATAAAATTTATGATATGATTTTAGAAATTTATGCAAATTTCACTCAAAAAATCGCCACTTCAAAATTAAACGATTTTATAGCAGAAGCGACAGCCCAACATCCAATTCCTCAAGATAAAGGCAAAAATGTAAAAATTTACTATGCCGCTCAAATCGGCTTTGCACCGCCTAAAATAGCGCTTGTGATGAATAGAACGGTTTTACATTTTAGTTATAAAAGATATTTAATCAATCAAATGAGAGAAAATTTTACGTTAAATGGCACGCCCGTGATACTTTTACCTAGAAAAAGAGGAAACAGTAAAGATGAAAAATAA
- a CDS encoding HpaII family restriction endonuclease, which produces MEYWKINNRVFADNLVLIDSSMDKIIAETILYFYKDGICNCDEMVEKLERENPMNYGNVNTYKYKFKKFLTAVALGMVPAAVWNGVDEAAGGYIVVTKEGNVLAYHIYNRNYFEEYLLKNTKYETASTSRHGFGEIYTEKGEYYIKLNLQVRFR; this is translated from the coding sequence TTGGAATATTGGAAAATTAATAATCGGGTTTTCGCTGATAATTTAGTATTGATTGACAGCAGCATGGATAAAATTATCGCTGAAACCATTCTGTATTTTTATAAAGACGGAATCTGTAACTGTGATGAGATGGTTGAAAAACTTGAACGGGAAAATCCTATGAATTACGGTAATGTAAATACATATAAATACAAGTTCAAAAAATTTCTGACAGCCGTAGCGCTCGGAATGGTACCTGCTGCAGTTTGGAATGGTGTTGACGAAGCTGCAGGAGGATATATTGTTGTTACAAAAGAAGGCAATGTTCTTGCTTATCACATATATAACAGAAATTATTTTGAAGAATATTTGCTGAAGAACACCAAATATGAAACAGCGTCTACTTCAAGACATGGTTTTGGAGAAATATACACTGAAAAAGGGGAATATTATATAAAGCTTAATTTGCAGGTGAGATTCAGATGA
- a CDS encoding DNA cytosine methyltransferase yields the protein MYKSIDLFAGIGGIRLGFDQAFGDDIKTVFISELDEKAVETYKANFNDSIDVVGDITKVDEKKIPEHDILLAGFPCQAFSLAGHKKGF from the coding sequence ATGTATAAATCGATTGATTTATTTGCAGGTATTGGCGGGATAAGGCTCGGTTTCGATCAGGCATTCGGTGATGACATTAAAACAGTTTTTATAAGTGAATTGGATGAGAAAGCTGTAGAAACTTATAAGGCCAATTTTAATGACAGTATTGATGTGGTCGGAGATATTACAAAAGTCGATGAAAAGAAAATTCCTGAACATGATATATTGCTTGCAGGTTTTCCTTGTCAGGCGTTTTCTCTTGCGGGGCATAAGAAAGGATTTTAG
- the trpS gene encoding tryptophan--tRNA ligase, which translates to MITLTGLQPSGKLHLGNYFASIKQMVNMQNGLKENDKIFMFIANYHALTSVNDGKKLRESTYEAAAAFLSLGIDPKKTVFWVQSDEKLTLELYWILSGYTPMGLLERAHAYKDKLAKGFEAKHDLFSYPVLMAADILLYGANIVPVGKDQTQHVEIARDIALKFNNAHGEILTLPEAKIDENVATVPGTDGAKMSKSYKNTIDIFADVKTLKKQISSIKTSSEPLEAPKEWETCNVYNIAKLFLDDNGQKALQARYERGGEGHGHFKMYLNELVGEYFKDAREQFAYFMTHREILDEILSEGAAKAHKYASATMQKVREAVGIYR; encoded by the coding sequence TTGATAACATTAACAGGACTTCAACCAAGCGGAAAACTTCATTTAGGTAATTATTTTGCAAGTATAAAGCAAATGGTTAATATGCAAAACGGCTTAAAAGAGAACGATAAAATTTTTATGTTTATAGCAAATTATCATGCTTTAACATCTGTAAATGACGGGAAAAAACTGCGTGAAAGCACTTACGAAGCTGCGGCCGCGTTTCTTTCTCTTGGAATTGATCCGAAAAAAACCGTTTTTTGGGTGCAAAGCGATGAAAAACTTACACTTGAACTTTACTGGATACTTAGCGGATATACACCCATGGGGCTTTTGGAGCGCGCTCACGCTTATAAAGACAAACTGGCAAAGGGTTTTGAAGCAAAGCACGATCTGTTTTCTTATCCTGTTCTTATGGCAGCCGATATTTTGTTATACGGTGCAAATATCGTACCTGTAGGTAAAGACCAAACCCAACACGTAGAAATTGCGCGCGATATCGCTTTGAAATTCAATAACGCTCACGGTGAAATTTTAACGTTACCGGAAGCCAAAATCGATGAAAATGTAGCAACTGTTCCGGGAACAGACGGCGCAAAAATGAGTAAAAGCTATAAAAATACGATTGATATTTTTGCAGATGTAAAAACATTAAAAAAGCAAATAAGTTCTATAAAAACAAGCTCTGAGCCGTTAGAAGCCCCTAAAGAGTGGGAAACCTGCAATGTTTATAATATCGCGAAACTTTTTTTGGACGATAACGGACAAAAAGCGCTGCAAGCTCGTTATGAGCGTGGTGGCGAAGGACATGGACACTTTAAAATGTATCTGAATGAGCTTGTCGGCGAATATTTTAAAGATGCGCGCGAACAATTCGCTTATTTTATGACACACCGTGAAATTTTGGACGAAATTTTAAGTGAAGGTGCAGCAAAAGCTCATAAATACGCAAGTGCAACAATGCAAAAAGTCCGCGAAGCTGTCGGAATTTATAGATAA
- the kdsA gene encoding 3-deoxy-8-phosphooctulonate synthase, with the protein MIIIAGPCVIESKELVFAVAEKLREIANNKEIEFYFKSSFDKANRTSISSFRGPGLKKGCEILNEVKEKFGYKILTDIHESHQAAPVSEVADVLQIPAFLCRQTDLLIAAAKTNAVVNIKKGQFLAPDQMKFSVKKILETRGVTSSGYEAAKENGVWLTERGSTFGYGNLVVDMRSLMIMREFAPVIFDATHSVQMPGGLNGKSGGDSRFVPILARAAAATGCTDGFFYETHINPCEALCDGPNMLNLDELYKTINETIKIKDVLKYEKWL; encoded by the coding sequence ATGATAATAATAGCAGGACCTTGCGTCATAGAAAGTAAAGAGCTTGTATTTGCAGTCGCTGAAAAACTACGTGAAATAGCAAATAATAAGGAAATTGAATTTTATTTCAAAAGCAGTTTTGATAAGGCGAATAGAACGAGTATTTCAAGTTTTAGAGGACCGGGGCTAAAAAAAGGTTGCGAAATTCTAAATGAAGTAAAAGAAAAATTCGGTTATAAAATTTTAACCGATATTCACGAAAGCCATCAAGCGGCACCTGTTAGCGAAGTGGCCGATGTATTGCAAATCCCTGCGTTTTTATGCCGCCAAACGGATTTGCTTATAGCCGCCGCAAAAACAAATGCAGTTGTAAATATTAAAAAAGGGCAGTTTCTAGCACCCGATCAAATGAAATTCAGTGTTAAAAAAATCCTTGAAACTCGCGGTGTAACATCAAGCGGATATGAGGCTGCAAAAGAAAACGGGGTTTGGCTGACTGAACGAGGAAGCACTTTCGGGTATGGAAATTTGGTCGTTGATATGAGAAGTCTGATGATTATGCGTGAGTTTGCACCTGTGATTTTTGACGCAACTCACAGCGTGCAAATGCCTGGAGGCTTAAATGGCAAAAGCGGCGGCGATTCTCGCTTCGTGCCGATTTTGGCGCGCGCGGCGGCAGCTACAGGCTGCACTGACGGATTTTTTTACGAGACACATATAAATCCTTGCGAAGCGCTTTGCGACGGACCGAATATGTTAAATTTGGATGAACTTTATAAAACAATAAATGAAACAATAAAAATCAAAGACGTGCTAAAATATGAAAAATGGCTATAG
- a CDS encoding shikimate kinase — MKNNIVLIGFMGVGKGTVARALARELDIFSIDCDDLIESFANRKISKIFADDGETKFREIEKKLANFLQNSVSGAIISTGGGFYKVPNLKDIGVIIYLKSDFDSIIKRIKKSPNAKKKLAKRPLLKNLKKAKILHNQRDAEYEKVADFTVDVRKKSLQEIVEEIQNLIKE, encoded by the coding sequence ATGAAAAATAACATCGTTTTAATAGGTTTTATGGGTGTCGGCAAAGGAACCGTAGCAAGAGCGTTGGCACGTGAACTTGATATTTTTTCGATTGATTGCGATGATTTAATAGAAAGTTTTGCCAACAGAAAAATTTCAAAAATTTTCGCGGATGACGGAGAAACAAAATTTCGTGAAATTGAGAAAAAATTGGCTAATTTTTTACAAAATAGTGTTAGTGGCGCCATAATTTCAACCGGTGGTGGATTTTATAAAGTTCCGAATTTAAAAGACATCGGAGTGATAATCTATTTGAAATCGGACTTTGACAGCATAATAAAAAGAATTAAAAAGTCTCCAAACGCAAAAAAAAAGCTGGCTAAACGTCCTCTTCTTAAAAACTTAAAAAAAGCGAAAATACTTCATAACCAAAGAGATGCGGAGTATGAAAAAGTAGCCGATTTCACAGTAGACGTAAGAAAAAAATCTTTGCAAGAAATTGTAGAAGAGATACAAAATTTAATTAAAGAATAG
- a CDS encoding saccharopine dehydrogenase family protein, translated as MANILIIGAGGVSRVATVKCAKNSEIFTKITLASRTKSKCDEIAKFIKERVGVCIDTAQIDADDTEAVVKLIKTTGAEILLNLALPYQDLTLMDACVKAGINYIDTANYEHPDLAKFEYKLQWAKDENFKNAGVMALLGSGFDPGVTNVYCAYAMQNLFDEINYIDILDCNAGDHGYAFATNFNPEINLREVSANGRYWKDGEWIETKPMEIMFKWKYPKIGVKDSYLLYHEEMESLVKNIKGLKQIRFFMTFGESYLTHMRCLKNVGMLRIDEVDFNGTKIVPIQFLKALLPDPASLGPRTKGKTNIGCVIRGFKNGKERQVYIYNVCDHEESFAETGAQAVSYTTGVPACIGAMMVATKKWQGKGVFNMENFDAKPFMDELNRQGLPWEIIEMKPGERYEV; from the coding sequence ATGGCAAACATTTTAATAATCGGAGCCGGCGGCGTAAGTCGCGTAGCGACGGTAAAATGCGCAAAAAACAGTGAAATTTTTACAAAAATCACGCTTGCTAGCAGAACAAAAAGCAAATGCGATGAAATAGCAAAATTTATAAAAGAACGTGTTGGAGTTTGCATTGACACGGCGCAAATTGATGCGGACGATACAGAAGCTGTTGTAAAACTGATAAAAACAACTGGGGCTGAAATTTTACTAAATTTGGCTCTGCCTTATCAAGATTTGACACTTATGGATGCTTGCGTAAAAGCAGGAATAAACTATATCGACACGGCAAATTATGAGCATCCTGATTTAGCAAAATTTGAGTATAAACTGCAATGGGCGAAAGATGAAAATTTTAAAAATGCCGGCGTAATGGCGCTTCTTGGCTCAGGTTTTGATCCGGGCGTTACGAATGTATACTGTGCTTATGCTATGCAAAATCTTTTTGACGAAATAAATTATATTGATATTCTGGATTGCAATGCAGGTGATCACGGATACGCTTTCGCTACAAATTTTAATCCTGAAATAAATTTGCGCGAAGTTTCCGCAAACGGTAGATACTGGAAAGACGGCGAATGGATTGAAACAAAACCTATGGAAATAATGTTTAAATGGAAATATCCGAAAATCGGCGTCAAGGACAGTTATTTACTTTATCACGAAGAGATGGAAAGTTTGGTAAAAAATATAAAAGGTTTAAAACAAATTCGCTTTTTTATGACGTTTGGAGAAAGCTATCTCACACATATGAGATGTCTAAAAAATGTAGGAATGTTAAGAATCGATGAAGTTGATTTTAACGGCACGAAAATAGTTCCGATTCAATTTTTAAAAGCACTTTTACCGGATCCAGCTTCTCTTGGTCCTCGCACAAAAGGCAAAACAAATATAGGCTGTGTCATAAGAGGTTTTAAAAACGGCAAAGAAAGGCAGGTCTATATTTATAATGTCTGCGATCACGAAGAAAGTTTCGCTGAAACCGGTGCACAAGCAGTTAGTTACACGACAGGAGTTCCTGCTTGTATAGGCGCGATGATGGTCGCCACAAAAAAATGGCAGGGAAAAGGCGTGTTTAATATGGAAAATTTCGATGCAAAACCTTTTATGGACGAATTGAATCGTCAAGGACTTCCATGGGAAATTATAGAAATGAAACCTGGTGAAAGATACGAAGTATAA